The following coding sequences are from one Triticum aestivum cultivar Chinese Spring chromosome 5A, IWGSC CS RefSeq v2.1, whole genome shotgun sequence window:
- the LOC123102347 gene encoding uncharacterized protein isoform X1 has product MASSEPDDGSDGEAEASITNPSSLYTLEDYLVQMDMLDSLGKGIAAEVKESLEDQATSRRSGPRTYVNTPREAAAEQLVRDYFCDNPIYKKKVFRRRFRMRRPLFERIVHALGEWSPEFTQRKDALDRDGLSPLQKCTSAIRQLAYGTPADALDEYLKIAEGTSVKCLKLFVEGVIHIFGDEYMRRPNVDDVQRLLDIGETRGFPGMLGSLDCMHWHWEKCPLEWRGQFTSGYKGAPTVILEAVASQDLWIWHAFFGVAGSNNDINVLNQSTLFIEQLKGQAPRVNYTVNEKEYQLGYYLVDGIYPEWAAFMKSIPMALTEKHKLFAKHQEGARKDVERAFGVLQARWSILRLPARLYERGDLNNIMLACIILHNMIVDDEHEEAGNILDLNYEAGSSIALPSVFTHGDMPEFAEVLERDARVRDRPTHKALKNDLIEHIWRKFGRE; this is encoded by the coding sequence ATGGCCAGTAGTGAACCAGACGATGGTTCCGATGGTGAAGCTGAAGCAAGTATCACCAATCCTTCCTCCCTCTACACACTAGAAGACTACCTTGTCCAGATGGACATGTTAGATTCATTAGGCAAGGGGATCGCAGCAGAAGTGAAGGAAAGCCTCGAAGATCAAGCAACATCAAGAAGAAGTGGTCCGAGGACTTACGTGAACACGCCACGTGAAGCAGCCGCCGAGCAATTGGTACGCGACTATTTCTGTGATAATCCTATCTACAAGAAAAAAGTATTTCGTAGAAGATTTCGGATGAGAAGGCCTCTTTTCGAGCGTATTGTGCATGCACTAGGAGAGTGGTCTCCTGAGTTCACGCAAAGGAAAGATGCTCTTGACCGCGATGGACTCTCTCCGTTGCAGAAATGCACATCGGCTATTCGCCAATTGGCGTATGGTACCCCGGCGGACGCTCTCGATGAGTATCTGAAGATTGCCGAGGGCACTTCAGTTAAGTGCTTAAAACTGTTTGTTGAAGGCGTGATTCATATATTTGGTGATGAGTATATGCGAAGACCCAATGTCGACGATGTGCAACGCTTACTTGATATTGGAGAGACACGTGGGTTTCCCGGTATGTTAGGAAGCCTCGATTGTATGCATTGGCATTGGGAGAAATGTCCATTAGAGTGGAGGGGGCAATTCACTAGCGGGTATAAAGGAGCCCCTACTGTTATTCTAGAGGCGGTTGCATCtcaagatctttggatatggcatgcCTTTTTTGGTGTTGCCGGATCcaacaatgacatcaacgtgcttaaCCAATCAACGCTGTTCATTGAGCAACTGAAAGGGCAAGCTCCTCGAGTGAACTATACTGTCAACGAGAAGGAATATCAACTTGGTTATTACCTTGTAGATGGAATATACCCCGAGTGGGCAGCATTCATGAAGTCAATACCGATGGCTTTAACAGAAAAGCACAAGTTGTTTGCGAAACATCAAGAGGGAGCAAGAAAGGACGTGGAACGTGCATTTGGTGTGTTGCAGGCGCGATGGTCTATTTTACGGCTTCCGGCACGTTTATATGAACGGGGTGATCTCAATAATATTATGTTGGCATGCATCATTCTACACAACATGATAGTCGATGATGAACATGAAGAGGCGGGAAATATTCTTGATTTGAATTATGAAGCAGGCTCGTCGATTGCCCTTCCTTCAGTATTTACTCATGGTGACATGCCAGAATTTGCCGAGGTACTTGAAAGAGATGCTAGAGTTCGTGATCGTCCAACGCATAAGGCTCTTAAAAATGATTTGATTGAGCATATATGGAGAAAGTTTGGGCGCGAATAA
- the LOC123102347 gene encoding uncharacterized protein isoform X2 yields the protein MAKSGARKDAAQVRPSATSPPLQHSPGATASSFASRSPQLLFYPGAPTRSSASPSTPPHLYPPLMESSSANPTWRPMYTSAPEGLLSFGQLPPMNPYNFQPQPMHHHEQGYQNMENLHFVGASPHDPFSTPPPPPHSNVSSQSAPTKVDSKKKKRKVKSVDADESGARTAYRLPYTPEEHERLAGAWLECSLNPIDGNGKKSEQFWDDIAALYNTATPSNRKRDRNQLKTEWQRTKKRLAAFHGEWIAVMGVYHSGHNSHDLQKMALEKYERNYHQPFQHLTMWEKIKDDSKWLASYKNMMAKKET from the exons ATGGCCAAGTCCGGTGCCCGTAAGGACGCCGCGCAAGTCCGGCCATcggccacctcgccgccgctgCAGCACTCCCCCGGCGCCACAGCAAGCTCGTTCGCCAGCCGCTCTCCACAGCTTCTCTTCTACCCCGGCGCCCCGACAAGATCCTCGGCCAGCCCCTCGACACCACCACACCTGTACCCGCCTCTCATGGAATCCTCCTCAGCCAACCCTACATG GAGGCCGATGTATACCTCTGCACCTGAAGGCCTGCTAAGTTTTGGACAATTACCGCCCATGAATCCTTACAATTTTCAACCTCAGCCAATGCACCATCATGAACAAGGATACCAAAATATGGAGAATTTGCACTTTGTTGGTGCTTCCCCACATGATCCCTTTTcaacaccaccgccaccaccgcactCTAATGTTTCATCTCAGTCTGCTCCCACCAAAGTTgattcaaagaaaaagaaaaggaaggtcAAGAGTGTAGATGCCGACGAATCGGGAGCAAGGACCGCATATCGTCTGCCCTATACACCCGAGGAACATGAGAGACTG GCAGGTGCTTGGCTGGAGTGTTCACTCAATCCCATTGATGGGAACGGAAAGAAGTCTGAGCAGTTTTGGGATGACATTGCTGCTCTATACAATACTGCCACACCAAGTAACCGCAAAAGAGATCGGAATCAGCTCAAGACGGAATGGCAAAGGACCAAGAAAAGGCTCGCCGCTTTCCACGGTGAGTGGATTGCCGTTATGGGAGTGTATCATAGTGGTCACAATAGTCATGACCTGCAAAAAATGGCGTTGGAGAAGTATGAACGGAACTATCACCAGCCTTTCCAACATTTAACTATGTGGGAAAAAATCAAGGATGATTCAAAATGGCTAGCCTCTTATAAAAACATGATGGCAAAAAAGGAAACATGA
- the LOC123102348 gene encoding uncharacterized protein, with amino-acid sequence MGLQVRPARRRFYPAGNETPMTSRDRIQHHHGRHRSLAPSFSRAETPSEPLAPLCKPLLRPSVLAVGPGGAAPRRSSRGRHGSWTSSLHRIRLGMEGLAHPRPLAVPCLAGAPPRHDCLDLKPIFTLFHTSPRLASGQIGSIGLGPFVRSIPAVPPESSARRSCAKFPCIAPDAALRCCLAAVPLRTLLRSNQGRGRALALTSPASLNRLTARSAPAHGPPLASHPGPAPAGLPPPPGPGPK; translated from the exons ATGGGGCTCCAAGtccgcccggctcgccgccgcttCTATCCGGCAGGGAACGAGACCCCGATGACCTCCCGTGACCGGATCCAGCACCACCACGGTCGCCACCGCAGCCTCGCTCCCAGTTTTTCGCGAGCAGAGACCCCCAGCGAACCTCTCGCTCCCTTGTGCAAGCCCCTGCTCCGCCCCTCCGTCCTCGCCGTTGGCCCCGGCGGCGCCGCCCCTCGCAG GAGCTCCCGAGGACGCCATGGCTCCTGGACCTCAAGTCTTCACCGGATCCGACTGGGAATGGAGGGTCTAGCCCATCCCCGACCTCTGGCCGTCCCCTGCCTCGCCGGAGCGCCTCCCCGCCATGACTGCCTGGACCTGAAGCCCATCTTCACCCTGTTCCacacctcgcctcgcctcgcctctggTCAAATCGGCTCCATAGGGCTGGGACCGTTCGTCCGCTCCATCCCTGCAGTTCCGCCGGAGTCctcagctcgccggagttgcgccaagtTCCCCTGCATCGCGCCAGACGCCGCCCTCCGCTGCTGCCTTGCCGCCGTTCCCCTGCGTACTCTGCTTCGTTCGAACCAGGGAAGGGGACGAGCGCTCGCGTTGACCAGTCCTGCCTCGCTGAACCGCTTGACCGCCAGATCAGCGCCCGCGCATGGGCCTCCTCTTGCCTCGCACCCAGGCCCAGCCCCTGCTGGCCTTCCTCCTCCACCTGGGCCTGGCCCAAAGTGA
- the LOC123102346 gene encoding RING-H2 finger protein ATL65 — protein sequence MHAHRPPPPPGGSPAPAPSPSPYQSPMPSPTAAFQGGLISSPPSPSAVASPGPAPVPAPAPEPNAVLAYAGARRGGGGMSPPLIAMLAVVGAALLVVLYARLARRVVRAVRRRWRGWRRRRRLLMLPLGSPAHDSFASFTTYDNFYHTFSPYGLDDAAIKSLPSAQFLKAEAARASAGARDCAVCLLEFADGDELRALPLCAHAFHADCIDVWLRAHASCPLCRAAVALPPPVSSPLRSARRVRPSLDDLLFFHPVPPPPQNDAGALPEITPASPDQLNPRDFLLKRSYSFGFERNIATEAASTASPSWRYRLGGGGGDGASGRGRSFWSKRWPSPFGGVGGSAAAAARVFSFRSAAGKSSPFARRRAGAAPAGGGFFMSLSSEPPSIAAARRSNRASSRLRCGDPEALLSPDRLSR from the coding sequence ATGCACgcgcaccgcccgccgccgccgccgggcggttcgccggcgccggcgccctctCCGTCCCCGTACCAGTCGCCAATGCCGTCCCCGACAGCGGCATTTCAGGGCGGGCTCATCAGCTCGCCGCCTTCTCCCTCTGCGGTCGCGTCGCCTGGACCGGCGCCCGTGCCTGCGCCCGCGCCGGAGCCTAATGCGGTGCTCGCGTACGCGGGCGCGCGGCGAGGCGGGGGTGGCATGAGCCCGCCGCTCATCGCCATGCTGGCGGTGGTGGGGGCTGCGCTGCTCGTGGTGCTCTACGCGCGGCTGGCCAGGCGCGTGGTCCGAGCcgtccggcggcggtggcgtgggtggaggaggcggcggcggctgctgatGCTCCCGCTCGGCTCCCCGGCGCACGACTCCTTCGCGTCCTTCACCACCTACGACAACTTCTACCACACCTTCTCGCCGTACGGCTTGGACGACGCGGCCATCAAGTCGCTGCCCTCGGCGCAGTTCCTCAAGGCGGAGGCCGCGCGCGCGAGCGCCGGCGCCCGCGACTGCGCCGTGTGCCTGCTGGAGTTCGCcgacggcgacgagctccgcgcgcTGCCGCTGTGCGCGCACGCCTTCCACGCCGACTGCATCGACGTCTGGCTCCGCGCGCACGCCTCCTGCCCGCTCTGCCGCGCCGCCGTCGCGCTCCCGCCCCCCGTCTCCTCGCCGCTCCGCTCCGCCCGACGCGTTCGCCCCAGCCTCGACGACCTCCTCTTCTTCCACCCCGTCCCGCCGCCTCCACAAAACGacgccggcgccctgccggagaTCACGCCGGCCAGCCCCGATCAGCTCAACCCGAGGGACTTCCTCCTCAAGCGCTCCTACTCCTTCGGCTTCGAGCGAAATATCGCCACGGAGGCCGCGTCCACAGCATCCCCTTCCTGGCGCTACCGCTTGGGCGGCGGAGGCGGGGACGGCGCCAGCGGCCGCGGCCGGAGCTTCTGGAGCAAGCGCTGGCCGTCCCCATTCGGCGGCGTCGGGGGCTCCGCGGCGGCCGCAGCCCGTGTGTTCTCGTTCCGCTCGGCCGCGGGCAAGTCCTCCCCCttcgcccgccgccgcgccggcgcAGCCCCCGCAGGAGGCGGGTTCTTCATGTCCCTGTCCTCCGAGCCCCCGTCCATCGCCGCGGCGAGGCGGAGCAACCGCGCGTCGAGCCGGCTCCGGTGCGGGGACCCCGAGGCGCTGCTCTCGCCGGACCGTCTCAGCCGCTGA